A stretch of Fulvia fulva chromosome 4, complete sequence DNA encodes these proteins:
- a CDS encoding Cytosine deaminase yields the protein MAGDFLKSHGIDIDAEMARIQNAGGIGDPQAAIDIHNVSLPQTQPDSLWNVRIRDQNIEKIVPAEYQLENAQNSINGASALLAPSLCHPHIHLDKAFLLSHPKYAHLNIEKGDFQEAMTLTGQAKSEFEHDDLLERGQRVVDESVAAGVTHMRAFVELDAGVGEKCLDAGIALRKQAAREKICHVQLCAFAQLPLFSPAQSDEDGSVIRSLMRRAAGNDEVEAIGSTPYVETDREKMKKNVEWMVELSIEYNKHLDFHLDYNLDPENEPLIWHVIDTLQATRWNEKTKDRTIVLGHCTRLTLFNDSEWVELAGAIKDADLPVSFVGLPTSDLFMMRTGQTPEIRGTLDVPKLVKQYGLNTCIGVNNIGNAFTPQGSCDPLSLASQAVGVHQAGTAQDTELLYECVSTRAKAAIGVGGSSLHKTRLAIQKDDRADLLLFGAADQKDLWRTRKAVSTAIYLYDHCKGRRGFYKGTLQA from the coding sequence CAGCCAGACAGTCTATGGAATGTACGCATTCGCGATCAGAACATCGAGAAGATTGTCCCTGCAGAATACCAGCTGGAGAATGCACAGAACAGCATCAACGGTGCAAGTGCTCTGCTAGCTCCATCCCTCTGCCACCCCCACATTCATCTTGATAAGGCTTTCCTGCTATCTCATCCCAAATATGCTCATCTCAATATCGAGAAAGGAGATTTTCAAGAAGCAATGACATTGACGGGTCAGGCAAAGTCAGAATTCGAGCACGATGATCTGCTCGAGCGAGGCCAGCGAGTCGTCGACGAAAGTGTTGCTGCTGGCGTAACGCACATGAGAGCATTCGTGGAGCTCGATGCTGGTGTTGGTGAAAAGTGTCTAGATGCCGGCATAGCCTTACGCAAGCAGGCAGCGAGAGAGAAGATATGCCACGTCCAGCTGTGTGCTTTCGCTCAGCTTCCCCTCTTCTCGCCCGCGCAGAGCGATGAAGATGGAAGCGTGATCAGAAGTCTCATGCGCCGAGCTGCCGGCAATGACGAAGTAGAAGCAATCGGCAGTACTCCCTATGTCGAGACTGATCGAGAGAAGATGAAGAAGAATGTCGAATGGATGGTCGAACTGTCAATCGAGTACAACAAACATCTGGATTTCCACCTTGATTACAATCTTGATCCTGAGAATGAACCTTTGATCTGGCATGTTATTGATACCCTGCAAGCGACAAGATGGAACGAGAAGACCAAAGATCGAACTATCGTACTTGGTCATTGTACTCGACTTACGCTTTTCAACGACAGCGAATGGGTCGAGCTTGCTGGAGCCATCAAGGATGCCGATCTGCCAGTCTCATTCGTTGGCCTTCCGACAAGTGACCTCTTCATGATGCGTACTGGCCAAACTCCTGAAATTCGCGGTACTCTTGATGTCCCGAAGCTTGTCAAGCAATATGGCTTGAATACTTGTATCGGCGTGAATAACATCGGTAACGCATTCACACCTCAGGGGTCGTGCGATCCGCTAAGCCTCGCAAGCCAAGCAGTGGGTGTACACCAGGCGGGCACTGCACAAGATACTGAGCTACTCTACGAGTGCGTCAGTACCCGCGCGAAAGCAGCGATCGGTGTCGGTGGATCGAGTCTGCACAAGACACGCTTGGCGATCCAGAAAGACGACAGAGCAGATTTGCTGCTCTTCGGTGCAGCAGACCAGAAAGACTTGTGGCGAACTCGAAAGGCCGTCAGCACTGCAATCTACCTGTACGATCACTGCAAGGGCAGGAGAGGCTTCTACAAAGGTACTTTGCAAGCTTGA
- a CDS encoding 85/ calcium-independent phospholipase A2, translating into MTSDARYREEDDDDSESPCEDDPSEECEDDRCNGPALPVWHCVDCDSSYCSDCWGRQGPHKPKKKGRDGVPHEKTDPHIVRRLQGILHPTKDAREIQRLHEDDGLTKWFGVARDLSGRPSFEDYGRYASLMSSISPIESMGNRYPQIVSFIGVTNAGKSTLIKMLVNHEMENASPEHRGMFPSPIVGSVVNDSLPTSGDVHLYADPSSHTEQLPILYADCEGFEGGERIPLGARSRKRQSSSTPEGMFSKTPNNVYRRPIEWANTEESRQREFAVTALYPRLLYTFSDCVVFVLRNPKTFQSAVLAKLLDWGASSLEKSINQPALPHCIVALNGSDPGVDDKEWDVNFATQSLLSSVRGALDIVEGVPRFRELAEYWRGLGKHIYSVEDLILRYYSSFKVIRIPSKPRYTTINEQVGKLQQTIKANCEESFRSKRRARMLTNADELNVYLQSGFDHFTQHLDIPFNFMRISLLRNPIPNDFGGHILQLCTTIMSQQPNHQHGRISWIFEKLSVMLASCVLLDCARYRKGRVDELFGNYEKFFDWAMGEYLEMHYPCSFISVDGTRQCMLVKARHQPKGHQDEKGIIAAGDYQAAFDASFLPQWKTQLRSSIATIQRDFQYELEQASHSEDMHAIPEERIALDLHGEYLNQFFEAVGPASSICSHATCFCCLMDVPEHPLACGHVLCTACIKAYGKQTKSTVSVACCPLHVESTRWAKPAVINFKPPGAGVRILALDGGGVRGIIQLEVLRAIEHALGGHLAVQSFFDLIVGSGTGGLIAVALAMKERTVDSCIDMFAALCEHAFTPRLKGVPIISQLAQVFGSGPKYKTKPLHAALKTAFTEDDELFSSTEKRWKGTRVGLTATSATGQETILLASYRRPEDLFPAYSFERPHDPDMELKTYQATAAAIASPNFFRPFTFHGKTYLDGGIRSPNPAFIADRERRLIWPDVEEPDMFLSLGTGQNRITILQKLSDRHPSNPGQIPEADPSAKKQPSKFRSRRGDDVLEAELAWASFRNYAVKEKSEARGRRYIRFNPDLDREPPSADSKSDMLSLQSNVRKRLQTAHRQAALRNVAHRLVASCFYLELQAKATAERSEQVCTGVLACRFEDGSPEMRALGRVIQDRKGDEFEPHFMVRPDQDRTEFAFKITITEDVIRAMIHNGVFGLPNVYIPLRNENKATSINLFLSEHDGLEPHGFPVSGFPRVLLGDASAQTSRRPGRTSSEQSLRNPIRRLKSSDGDAISLDGTSARGSIDDWQETDRKMSVLSTGTGKLSLADLISQHQQENSGTSIKQRTNRFWTYIGNNHMAQHPDMYAPEDLAKHGIARSSTGSRIDVTTPATDASSSSTSITTALPSLRSRHALPLSETQTWSELDSPELNGGTDKASQDSDHREFYSLAREHARSQVDLSQPPTPRLRDSHPTELQPQTYVPTGAGSNKRETTSTTTTGRGSTSRNEIPTMCETEFEEEVDDDWVSTYSGEDVQLQEAKASSLVQIPPFQFPPPANSNAHFGQRKTSLERGPLDHVVESSLPDENTATALDRWLSSQRSTTSLSRKHERLKVVQEEVEER; encoded by the exons GTCGACCCTGATCAAGATGTTGGTCAACCATGAAATGGAGAATGCCAGTCCAGAGCATCGGGGCATGTTTCCTTCACCCATCGTTGGGAGCGTCGTGAACGACTCTTTACCTACTTCCGGAGATGTCCACTTATACGCGGATCCTTCCTCCCACACGGAACAGTTGCCCATTCTCTATGCGGATTGTGAAGGCTTCGAAGGTGGCGAGAGGATTCCACTTGGTGCTCGTTCTCGAAAGCGGCAGAGCTCAAGCACACCAGAAGGCATGTTCTCCAAGACGCCGAACAACGTCTACCGCCGGCCAATCGAGTGGGCAAACACAGAGGAGTCACGTCAGCGCGAGTTTGCTGTGACAGCGCTCTACCCTCGATTACTATACACATTTTCTGACTGTGTCGTTTTTGTTCTGCGCAATCCAAAAACATTCCAGTCTGCAGTACTGGCCAAGCTTCTGGACTGGGGTGCGAGCTCGTTGGAAAAGTCCATCAACCAGCCGGCTCTGCCACACTGTATCGTGGCGTTGAATGGATCGGATCCTGGCGTAGATGACAAGGAATGGGACGTCAACTTCGCCACCCAAAGCCTGCTATCCTCTGTGCGTGGTGCATTGGATATCGTAGAAGGCGTGCCGCGCTTCAGAGAGCTGGCCGAGTACTGGCGTGGTCTGGGCAAGCACATCTACTCCGTGGAAGACTTGATTTTGCGATACTACAGCTCTTTCAAGGTCATTCGGATTCCAAGCAAGCCCAGGTACACCACCATCAACGAGCAGGTTGGGAAGCTTCAGCAGACCATCAAAGCGAATTGCGAGGAATCCTTCCGGAGCAAGCGAAGAGCGCGCATGTTAACAAATGCTGACGAGCTCAACGTATACCTGCAGAGTGGCTTCGATCACTTCACACAACACCTGGACATACCTTTCAACTTCATGCGCATCTCACTGCTTCGGAATCCTATCCCAAACGACTTCGGCGGGCACATTCTTCAACTATGCACAACGATAATGTCTCAACAGCCGAACCACCAGCACGGCAGAATATCTTGGATCTTCGAGAAGCTGAGTGTGATGCTGGCATCATGCGTACTTCTGGATTGTGCCCGCTACAGGAAAGGCCGAGTCGACGAACTTTTCGGGAACTACGAGAAGTTCTTCGATTGGGCGATGGGGGAGTATCTGGAGATGCACTACCCTTGCTCGTTTATCAGCGTCGACGGCACCAGGCAATGTATGCTCGTCAAAGCCCGTCATCAGCCGAAGGGCCATCAGGATGAGAAGGGCATCATTGCTGCAGGCGACTACCAGGCTGCCTTTGACGCTAGCTTCCTGCCACAGTGGAAGACGCAGCTGCGATCCTCGATCGCGACGATCCAACGAGACTTCCAGTATGAGCTGGAACAAGCTTCGCACAGTGAAGACATGCACGCGATCCCAGAAGAGCGCATAGCTCTGGATCTGCACGGCGAATATCTCAATCAGTTCTTCGAAGCAGTTGGCCCTGCATCATCGATATGCAGCCACGCAACATGTTTTTGTTGCTTGATGGACGTGCCAGAGCACCCTCTTGCTTGCGGGCATGTCTTGTGCACGGCATGTATCAAGGCCTATGGCAAGCAAACAAAATCGACGGTGTCTGTGGCTTGCTGTCCGCTGCATGTAGAGTCGACAAGATGGGCAAAGCCTGCCGTCATAAACTTCAAACCTCCTGGCGCTGGTGTTCGGATTCTTGCGCTCGATGGAGGAGGCGTTCGTGGCATCATTCAACTGGAGGTATTACGAGCCATCGAACATGCACTGGGAGGTCACCTAGCAGTGCAATCGTTCTTCGACCTCATCGTCGGCAGCGGTACTGGCGGTCTCATAGCCGTTGCACTCGCCATGAAAGAGCGAACGGTGGACTCATGTATAGACATGTTCGCCGCACTCTGCGAGCATGCCTTTACTCCACGGCTTAAGGGCGTGCCAATCATCAGCCAACTCGCACAAGTCTTCGGTAGTGGACCGAAGTACAAGACCAAGCCCTTACATGCTGCGCTCAAAACGGCCTTTACAGAAGATGATGAACTCTTCAGCTCGACTGAGAAGCGGTGGAAGGGCACACGTGTTGGTTTGACAGCCACGAGTGCCACGGGGCAGGAGACAATATTGCTTGCAAGTTATCGCCGGCCTGAAGATCTATTCCCTGCATACTCATTCGAGAGACCACATGATCCAGACATGGAACTCAAGACATACCAAGCCACTGCTGCCGCGATAGCAAGTCCAAACTTCTTTCGCCCCTTCACTTTCCATGGCAAGACATACCTGGACGGTGGCATTCGCAGCCCAAATCCTGCATTCATCGCAGACCGAGAGCGAAGACTCATCTGGCCGGACGTCGAAGAACCTGACATGTTCCTATCGCTAGGAACCGGGCAGAACAGGATCACCATCTTGCAGAAACTATCAGATCGGCACCCCAGCAACCCTGGACAGATTCCCGAAGCAGACCCAAGTGCGAAGAAACAGCCTTCGAAGTTCAGATCACGTCGTGGAGATGATGTACTCGAGGCAGAGCTGGCTTGGGCGTCTTTCCGCAACTACGCCGTCAAAGAAAAGTCCGAGGCAAGAGGTAGGAGATACATCCGTTTCAACCCAGACCTGGACCGAGAGCCCCCCAGTGCAGACAGCAAGTCAGATATGTTATCGTTGCAATCCAACGTACGAAAGCGCTTGCAGACAGCACATCGCCAGGCGGCCCTACGCAACGTGGCACACCGACTCGTTGCTTCGTGCTTCTATCTCGAGCTTCAAGCGAAGGCTACTGCGGAAAGGAGCGAACAAGTCTGCACTGGCGTCCTCGCCTGCCGATTCGAAGATGGAAGTCCTGAGATGCGTGCGCTGGGCCGCGTGATTCAAGATCGTAAGGGAGACGAATTCGAGCCACATTTCATGGTTCGCCCCGATCAGGACCGAACGGAGTTTGCGTTCAAGATCACCATCACGGAGGATGTCATCCGGGCCATGATTCACAACGGTGTGTTTGGACTGCCCAACGTCTACATACCTCTGCGCAATGAGAACAAAGCAACCTCGATCAACCTGTTCCTATCAGAGCACGACGGCCTGGAACCACACGGCTTTCCCGTCAGCGGCTTCCCACGTGTCTTGCTTGGTGATGCGTCAGCACAGACATCTCGAAGACCTGGCAGGACCAGCTCGGAGCAGTCTCTTCGCAACCCAATACGTCGTCTGAAGTCATCAGATGGAGACGCAATCTCACTCGATGGCACAAGTGCTAGAGGCAGCATTGATGACTGGCAGGAAACGGACCGGAAGATGTCAGTGCTATCGACTGGCACAGGAAAGCTGTCGCTAGCAGATCTTATTTCACAGCATCAACAAGAGAACTCAGGGACTAGCATCAAGCAAAGGACGAACCGCTTCTGGACATATATCGGTAACAACCACATGGCACAACATCCCGACATGTACGCGCCGGAAGATCTAGCGAAGCACGGCATTGCCAGATCTAGCACAGGGTCACGAATCGATGTGACAACACCAGCCACCGACGCTTCAAGCTCATCAACCTCTATAACAACAGCTCTCCCATCACTCCGCTCCCGACACGCCCTGCCCCTCTCCGAGACCCAGACCTGGTCTGAACTCGACTCCCCCGAACTGAACGGCGGCACCGATAAAGCCTCCCAAGATTCCGATCACCGTGAGTTCTACTCACTCGCACGCGAGCACGCTAGATCGCAGGTTGATCTTTCCCAGCCACCCACTCCCAGACTGCGTGACAGTCACCCGACCGAATTGCAACCCCAGACCTACGTCCCCACCGGAGCAGGCAGCAACAAGAGAGAAACCACCAGCACAACCACAACAGGCCGAGGCTCCACCTCGCGCAACGAGATACCCACCATGTGTGAGACCGAGTTTGAAGAAGAAGTTGACGATGACTGGGTGAGCACGTACAGTGGCGAGGATGTACAGCTACAGGAGGCGAAAGCGAGTTCACTGGTTCAG ATTCCGCCCTTTCAATTTCCGCCACCAGCGAATTCAAACGCCCACTTCGGGCAACGAAAGACGAGTCTCGAGAGGGGACCTCTTGATCATGTTGTTGAGAGTTCGCTGCCTGATGAGAA TACGGCAACAGCACTCGATCGATGGCTTTCGAGTCAGAGGAGTACGACTTCTTTGTCGAGGAAACATGAACGGCTAAAGGTGGTGCAAGAGGAAGTCGAAGAACGGTGA